Proteins encoded within one genomic window of Cellulomonas xiejunii:
- a CDS encoding Bug family tripartite tricarboxylate transporter substrate binding protein: MGVVTDRPGPVGRGVAVLAAVMVAVLVLAGCGVTRGDDGGENRRLRMMIPNAPGGGYDQTGRAATRVMETADLTGRFEVSNVTGASGTVAMQRLVNERGAQDLLMTMGLGVVGATYTNGSDARVSGATPIAQLVEEQEGLLVPADSPFETVEDLVTAWLADPGSVRVGGGSSPGGPDHLFPMQLAAAVGVDPTQVNYISYDGGGPLTTALLGSKIDVGTSGLAEFEGQIADGSLRVLAVSGEERLAGVDAPTLVESGIDLVFTNWRGVLAPPGIPDEVRDAHIALLEQMHATDAWQETLEANGWVDAFVTGDEFEQFLVEQDERVATTLDDLGLL; this comes from the coding sequence ATGGGGGTCGTCACGGACCGGCCGGGGCCGGTCGGGCGCGGGGTGGCGGTGCTCGCGGCGGTCATGGTCGCGGTGCTGGTGCTCGCCGGCTGCGGCGTCACGCGCGGTGACGACGGCGGCGAGAACCGCCGGCTGCGGATGATGATCCCCAACGCGCCCGGCGGCGGGTACGACCAGACGGGCCGCGCCGCGACGCGCGTCATGGAGACCGCCGACCTGACGGGCCGGTTCGAGGTCAGCAACGTGACCGGTGCGAGCGGGACGGTCGCGATGCAGCGGCTCGTCAACGAGCGCGGCGCGCAGGACCTGCTCATGACGATGGGCCTGGGCGTGGTGGGCGCGACGTACACCAACGGGTCCGACGCGCGCGTCAGCGGCGCGACGCCCATCGCGCAGCTCGTCGAGGAGCAGGAGGGGCTGCTGGTCCCGGCCGACTCGCCGTTCGAGACGGTCGAGGACCTGGTCACGGCGTGGCTCGCGGACCCCGGCAGCGTGCGGGTCGGCGGTGGGTCCAGCCCTGGCGGGCCTGACCACCTGTTCCCCATGCAGCTTGCTGCGGCCGTCGGGGTGGACCCGACGCAGGTCAACTACATCTCCTACGACGGCGGCGGTCCTCTGACCACGGCGCTGCTGGGGAGCAAGATCGACGTCGGCACCTCGGGCCTGGCGGAGTTCGAGGGGCAGATCGCCGACGGGTCGCTGCGCGTGCTCGCCGTCTCGGGCGAGGAGCGGCTCGCGGGCGTCGACGCCCCCACGCTCGTGGAGTCCGGCATCGACCTCGTCTTCACCAACTGGCGCGGGGTGCTGGCACCGCCCGGCATCCCCGACGAGGTCCGCGACGCCCACATCGCGCTGCTCGAGCAGATGCACGCGACCGACGCCTGGCAGGAGACCCTGGAGGCCAACGGCTGGGTCGACGCGTTCGTCACCGGCGACGAGTTCGAGCAGTTCCTGGTCGAGCA
- a CDS encoding polysaccharide deacetylase family protein, translating to MDSPGLGDVIRYAPTDPVAPTVALTFDDGPNPPDTVDLLDLLAREQVPAVFCLVGVQVQAHPDLVRRIVDDGHVLANHSWRHDDLGELPPDAVRADLQRTLDAIHAVVPDAPVPFFRAPFGHYGHAIVVAAELGMRTLDWQLAVEDWDPAPPADVLVERLGGIEPGGVVLLHDGGGDRSATVEAVRRVIPRLRADGWTFTVPRLDG from the coding sequence GTGGACTCTCCCGGCCTCGGCGACGTCATCCGGTACGCCCCCACCGACCCCGTGGCGCCGACCGTGGCGCTCACCTTCGACGACGGTCCCAACCCGCCGGACACGGTCGACCTGCTCGACCTGCTCGCGCGCGAGCAGGTGCCGGCGGTGTTCTGCCTGGTCGGCGTGCAGGTGCAGGCGCACCCGGACCTCGTGCGGCGCATCGTCGACGACGGGCACGTGCTGGCCAACCACTCGTGGCGCCACGACGACCTCGGCGAGCTGCCGCCCGACGCCGTCCGCGCCGACCTGCAGCGCACGCTCGACGCGATCCACGCGGTCGTCCCCGACGCGCCCGTCCCGTTCTTCCGCGCGCCGTTCGGGCACTACGGGCACGCGATCGTCGTCGCCGCCGAGCTGGGCATGCGCACGCTCGACTGGCAGCTCGCCGTCGAGGACTGGGACCCGGCGCCGCCCGCCGACGTGCTCGTCGAGCGGCTCGGTGGCATCGAGCCCGGTGGCGTCGTCCTGCTGCACGACGGCGGCGGCGACCGCAGTGCGACGGTCGAGGCCGTCCGGCGCGTGATCCCGCGCCTGCGGGCGGACGGGTGGACGTTCACGGTGCCGCGACTCGACGGCTGA